A genomic segment from Antedon mediterranea chromosome 6, ecAntMedi1.1, whole genome shotgun sequence encodes:
- the LOC140051399 gene encoding gastric triacylglycerol lipase-like isoform X2 has translation MKRKWMFRILVAICISTLLLWWASSTISVDQHRVSPSEDYSLRRLTQQLNSLSSYLPIDDVTRKFKKSLQNISCNLNFDKVKYDPDAKLNVSGLILRQGYQVEEYTVPTKDGFLLGLQRIPHGRRSQQVVFLQHGLGGSAANWVENMANESLGFLLADAGFDVWLGNVRGTTYSLKHRRLKQTDKEFWNWSWDAMALYDLPAMINYVLDVSHQKNLFYVGHSQGTLIAFAALSQNKDLNKKVKMFFALAPVAAMSNITSPIRYFADYHLVKPFMDALSMLHIYSFFPDVKLSHTLTTSVCANDKSAMLCHSVYFIIAGYDCKHMNHSRFQVYSSNSPSTTSLYNLNHLSQMVLSGELSMYDYGILGNFYHYRQTKPPNYDLENIQTPVALFWGGNDMLADPTDVKKLRSKLKNIAFDSYIKQYNHLDFIWSMDAADVVYKDILTIMKKY, from the exons atg AAAAGGAAATGGATGTTTCGGATTTTAGTGGCAATATGCATATCTACCTTACTGCTATGGTGGGCCAGCAGTACTATCTCAGTAGACCAGCACCGAGTATCTCCAAGTGAAGATTATTCTCTACGAAGGCTTACGCAACAGCTTAATTCTTTGTCGTCATATCTACCGATTGATGATGTCACAAGAAAGTTTAAGAAAAGTTTGCAAAATATATCTTGCAATTTAAACTTTGATAAAGTAAAATATGATCCTGATGCAAAACTTAATGTT AGTGGTCTGATCTTAAGACAAGGGTATCAGGTTGAAGAGTACACCGTGCCAACTAAAGATGGATTTTTATTAGGATTACAAAGAATTCCACATGGAAGAA GATCTCAACAAGTGGTATTTCTGCAACATGGCCTTGGGGGAAGTGCAGCAAATTGGGTGGAGAATATGGCAAATGAAAGCTTAGGCTTCTTGTTAGCAGATGCTGGCTTTGATGTCTGGCTAGGAAATGTCCGAGGAACAACGTATAGCTTAAAACACAGAAGACTTAAGCAAACTGATAAAGAATTCTGGAATTGGAG TTGGGATGCTATGGCTTTGTATGACTTACCAgcaatgataaactatgtttTAGATGTTAGCCACCAAAAGAATCTCTTCTATGTTGGACATTCACAAGGGACACTTATAGCGTTTGCTGCCCTCTCGCAAAACAAGGATTTAAACAAGAAAGTGAAAATGTTTTTTGCTTTGGCACCAGTGGCAGCAATGAGCAATATCACTAGTCCAATTAGATACTTTGCTGATTATCATCTTGTAAAACCTTTTATG gatgCTTTATCAATGCTGCatatttacagtttttttccTGATGTTAAACTTTCGCACACACTCACCACGTCAGTCTGTGCCAATGATAAATCTGCGATGCTATGCCACAgtgtgtattttattattgcTGGCTACGATTGCAAACACATGAACCACTCTCGTTTTCAAGTGTACTCTTCTAATAGCCCAAGTACTACATCATTGTATAATTTAAACCATTTGTCTCAG ATGGTATTATCGGGAGAATTGTCCATGTATGACTATGGAATACTTGGTAACTTTTATCACTACAGACAG ACTAAACCACCAAACTATGACCTAGAAAATATTCAGACCCCTGTGGCACTATTTTGGGGAGGTAATGACATGCTGGCTGACCCTACCGATGTAAAGAAGCTGAGGTCAAAGCTCAAAAACATTGCATTTGATAGTTACATCAAGCAATACAACCACCTTGACTTTATCTGGTCTATGGATGCAGCTGATGTTGTGTACAAGGATATCTTAACAATAATGAAGAAGTATTAG
- the LOC140051399 gene encoding gastric triacylglycerol lipase-like isoform X1 — protein MKRKWMFRILVAICISTLLLWWASSTISVDQHRVSPSEDYSLRRLTQQLNSLSSYLPIDDVTRKFKKSLQNISCNLNFDKVKYDPDAKLNVSGLILRQGYQVEEYTVPTKDGFLLGLQRIPHGRSNINLSGSQQVVFLQHGLGGSAANWVENMANESLGFLLADAGFDVWLGNVRGTTYSLKHRRLKQTDKEFWNWSWDAMALYDLPAMINYVLDVSHQKNLFYVGHSQGTLIAFAALSQNKDLNKKVKMFFALAPVAAMSNITSPIRYFADYHLVKPFMDALSMLHIYSFFPDVKLSHTLTTSVCANDKSAMLCHSVYFIIAGYDCKHMNHSRFQVYSSNSPSTTSLYNLNHLSQMVLSGELSMYDYGILGNFYHYRQTKPPNYDLENIQTPVALFWGGNDMLADPTDVKKLRSKLKNIAFDSYIKQYNHLDFIWSMDAADVVYKDILTIMKKY, from the exons atg AAAAGGAAATGGATGTTTCGGATTTTAGTGGCAATATGCATATCTACCTTACTGCTATGGTGGGCCAGCAGTACTATCTCAGTAGACCAGCACCGAGTATCTCCAAGTGAAGATTATTCTCTACGAAGGCTTACGCAACAGCTTAATTCTTTGTCGTCATATCTACCGATTGATGATGTCACAAGAAAGTTTAAGAAAAGTTTGCAAAATATATCTTGCAATTTAAACTTTGATAAAGTAAAATATGATCCTGATGCAAAACTTAATGTT AGTGGTCTGATCTTAAGACAAGGGTATCAGGTTGAAGAGTACACCGTGCCAACTAAAGATGGATTTTTATTAGGATTACAAAGAATTCCACATGGAAGAAGTAATATAAATCTATCAG GATCTCAACAAGTGGTATTTCTGCAACATGGCCTTGGGGGAAGTGCAGCAAATTGGGTGGAGAATATGGCAAATGAAAGCTTAGGCTTCTTGTTAGCAGATGCTGGCTTTGATGTCTGGCTAGGAAATGTCCGAGGAACAACGTATAGCTTAAAACACAGAAGACTTAAGCAAACTGATAAAGAATTCTGGAATTGGAG TTGGGATGCTATGGCTTTGTATGACTTACCAgcaatgataaactatgtttTAGATGTTAGCCACCAAAAGAATCTCTTCTATGTTGGACATTCACAAGGGACACTTATAGCGTTTGCTGCCCTCTCGCAAAACAAGGATTTAAACAAGAAAGTGAAAATGTTTTTTGCTTTGGCACCAGTGGCAGCAATGAGCAATATCACTAGTCCAATTAGATACTTTGCTGATTATCATCTTGTAAAACCTTTTATG gatgCTTTATCAATGCTGCatatttacagtttttttccTGATGTTAAACTTTCGCACACACTCACCACGTCAGTCTGTGCCAATGATAAATCTGCGATGCTATGCCACAgtgtgtattttattattgcTGGCTACGATTGCAAACACATGAACCACTCTCGTTTTCAAGTGTACTCTTCTAATAGCCCAAGTACTACATCATTGTATAATTTAAACCATTTGTCTCAG ATGGTATTATCGGGAGAATTGTCCATGTATGACTATGGAATACTTGGTAACTTTTATCACTACAGACAG ACTAAACCACCAAACTATGACCTAGAAAATATTCAGACCCCTGTGGCACTATTTTGGGGAGGTAATGACATGCTGGCTGACCCTACCGATGTAAAGAAGCTGAGGTCAAAGCTCAAAAACATTGCATTTGATAGTTACATCAAGCAATACAACCACCTTGACTTTATCTGGTCTATGGATGCAGCTGATGTTGTGTACAAGGATATCTTAACAATAATGAAGAAGTATTAG
- the LOC140051009 gene encoding growth hormone-inducible transmembrane protein-like, translating to MLVVRVPNCVVSAARQSFRTKVAPQLTTHNYGIVCRNMASQARTSLRKRITKSNTLKEAAGKPADGTAITMGQGLIAGAGIAGIGALCYYGLGMSSEAGAIDRAAFWPQYVRDRIKTTYAYFGTGIASTAASAYAISRNPNVMAKLMPKSMWGALGMMAVLMGSGMVCMSIPYHEGLGMKQLAWLGHSALVGGILAPLSLLGGPLLIRAAWYTAGMVGGLSSVAACAPSEKFLYMGGPLAMGLGVVVVASLGSMWFAPGTAIGSGLYAVSVYGGLVLFGGFMLYDTQKIMKKAEVYPLYAERPFDPINSAISIYTDTINIFIRMVMILSSGGGGKRK from the exons ATGCTTGTTGTCCGTGTCCCCAACTGTGTTGTGTCTGCTGCCCGTCAGTCCTTTCGAACAAAGGTAGCACCACAGTTAACCACTCACAATTATGGCATTGTATGTCGGAACATGGCCTCCCAGGCTAGAACATCATTAAGGAAGCGTATTACCAAAAGCAATACATTGAAAGAAGCCGCAGGTAAACCTGCCGATGGAACAG CCATTACTATGGGGCAAGGCCTGATTGCTGGTGCTGGGATTGCAGGGATAGGTGCACTATGCTACTACGGGCTAGGCATGTCCAGCGAAGCAGGTGCCATAGACAGAGCAGC GTTTTGGCCACAATATGTCCGTGACAGAATTAAGACGACCTATGCTTACTTCGGTACCGGTATTGCAAGCACGGCAGCAAGTGCATACGCCATTTCACGAAACCCAAACGTAATGGCCAAGCTGATGCCAAAGTCAATGTGG GGAGCCCTCGGAATGATGGCAGTACTGATGGGTTCTGGAATGGTGTGTATGTCAATTCCATACCATGAAGGTCTTGGTATGAAACAGCTAGCCTGGCTTGGCCACAGTGCATTGGTTGGTGGCATACTAGCCCCATTGAGTCTGCTCGGTGGACCTTTACTTATCCGCGCCGCTTGGTACACTGCTGGCATGGTTGGAG GTCTGTCATCTGTTGCTGCCTGTGCCCCCAGCGAAAAATTCTTATACATGGGAGGACCATTGGCTATGGGACTTGGCGTTGTGGTTGTTGCGAGTTTAG GGAGTATGTGGTTCGCCCCAGGTACAGCCATTGGCTCTGGCCTATATGCTGTTAGTGTTTATGGAGGATTGGTTTTGTTTGGAGGCTTCATGTTGTACGATACACAGAAGATTATGAAAAAGGCTGAAGTATACCCACTGTATGCAGAAAGGCCCTTTGATCCTATTAATTC AGCTATCAGTATTTATACAGACACAATCAACATATTTATTCGAATGGTAATGATATTATCATCTGGAGGGGGCGGCAAGAGGAAGTAA